A section of the Nyctibius grandis isolate bNycGra1 chromosome 30, bNycGra1.pri, whole genome shotgun sequence genome encodes:
- the ANTKMT gene encoding LOW QUALITY PROTEIN: adenine nucleotide translocase lysine N-methyltransferase (The sequence of the model RefSeq protein was modified relative to this genomic sequence to represent the inferred CDS: deleted 1 base in 1 codon) translates to MHSPAQLCTTVHKRKGPRTAAHNCAEHRRTAHSRAPPQQGLPLPPAPHTKTRRGGATPPIPPVPIPRGRSPPAPAGASSPGVAPPVQVPRSPPPSPRCGCRRGGERRRKAGAGPPLPAAMEPGEPGEAAWGPREGAVGGWGLLELAVASGVAAWATWATLLMPGFRRVPLRLQVPYVASSPRQVANTLALLRGRAGKTVDLGSGDGRLVVGAYKQGLRPAVGYELNPWLLCLSNYRAWKAGYHGKVSFLKEDLWKANLSDCYNVIVFLAPSVNPLLAAKFLAELPDEARVVAGRFPFPSWPPTSTLGHGLEQVWAYDMKEVRRAAQSSAEGSPV, encoded by the exons ATGCACAGCCCTGCACAGCTGTGCACAACTGTGCACAAGCGCAAAGGACCACGCACAGCCGCACACAACTGCGCAGAGCACCGCAGAACCGCACACAGCCGTGCCCCCCCGCAGCAGGGGCTGCCGCTCCCTCCAGCCCCGCACACGAAGACCCGACGAGGGGGAGCTACTCCCCCGATCCCCCCCGTGCCGATACCCCGGGGCcggtcccccccagcccccgccgGTGCCAGCAGCCCCGGGGTCGCCCCGCCGGTTCAGGTACCCCGgtccccccccccgtccccccggTGCGggtgccggcggggcggggagcggcggcggaaggcgggc gcggggccacCCCTTCCGGCAGCCATGGAGCCGGGGGAGCCCGGGGAAGCGGCGTGGGGGCCCCGGGAGGGGGCTGTGGGCGGGTgggggctgctggagctggcGGTGGCCAGCGGGGTGGCCGCCTGGGCTACCTGGGCCACCCTGCTGATGCCCGGCTTCCGACGGGTCCCCCTGCGGCTCCAG gtGCCCTACGTGGCCTCCAGCCCCCGGCAAGTGGCGAACACCCTGGCCCTGCTGCGGGGGCGCGCGGGGAAGACGGTGGATTTGGGATCGGGAGATGGACGGCTT gTAGTAGGGGCTTATAAGCAAGGTCTCAGACCAGCCGTTGGCTATGAGCTCAACCCCTGGCTGCTGTGTCTCTCCAACTACCGGGCCTGGAAGGCTGGGTACCACGGGAAGGTTTCCTTCCTGAAGGAAGATCTGTGGAAG GCGAATCTTTCCGACTGTTACAACGTGATCGTGTTCCTGGCCCCCAGCGTG aATCCTCTCCTAGCCGCCAAGTTCCTTGCAGAACTCCCTGACGAAGCCCGGGTGGTGGCTGGAcgcttccccttcccctcctggccccccaccagcacccttGGGCACGGGCTGGAGCAAGTCTGGGCCTATGACATGAAGGAGGTGCGGCGAGCAGCGCAGAGCAGCGCAGAGGGAAGCCCGGTCTAA
- the METRN gene encoding meteorin, with translation MWALRALCVAGLGAVLGGGSADQCSWKGSGLSQEPGSVEQLSLHCAEGSLEWLYPTGALRLRLAPRLPPATAASTAKDRSPRHVTACVKPSGTFRGAQLYLEREGVLELLLPEAPRPRVRCFSWAPREKVALFLQATPHRDISRRIAAFRYELRGDRLALPALPAASLAGEGVCRPCNDTEILMAICTSDFVIRGSIRSVSNDAELQESVIGVSAARIHRQKFPLFQAGGRPAGTIRTPLRCGVKPGPGTFLFTGWLRFGEAWLSCAPRYRDFQRIYEGARRARQNPCEFPVD, from the exons ATGTGGGCGCTGCGGGCGCTGTGCGTGGCCGGGCTGGGCGCGGTGCTCGGCGGGGGCTCGGCGGATCAGTGCTCCTGGAAGGGCAG CGGGCTGTCGCAGGAGCCCGGCAGCGtggagcagctctccctgcACTGCGCCGAGGGCTCCCTGGAGTGGCTGTACCCCACGGGGGCCCTGCGCCTCCGCCTGGCCCCCCGCTTGCCCCCGGCCACCGCCGCCTCCACCGCCAAGGACAGGAGCCCCCGGCACGTCACCGCCTGCGTCAAACCCTCCGGGACCTTCCGGGGGGCTCAGCTCTAcctggagagggagggggtgctggagctgctgctgccggaggccccccggccccgcgtcCGCTGCTTCAGCTGGGCGCCCCGGGAGAAGGTGGCCCTGTTCCTGCAGGCCACCCCGCACCGCGACATCAGCCGCCGCATCGCCGCCTTCCGCTACGAGCTGCGGGGGGACCGGCTGGCCCtcccggcgctgcccgccgccAGCCTCGCCGGGGAAG GGGTGTGCCGGCCGTGCAACGACACCGAGATCCTCATGGCCATTTGCACTAGTGACTTTG tgATCCGTGGCAGCATCCGGAGCGTCTCCAACGACGCGGAGCTGCAGGAGTCGGTGATCGGGGTGAGCGCCGCCCGCATCCACCGCCAGAAGTTCCCCCTGTTCCAggcgggggggcggccggcgggcACCATCCGCACCCCGCTGCGCTGCGGCGTCAAGCCGGGCCCCGGCACCTTCCTCTTCACGGGCTGGCTGCGTTTCGGTGAGGCCTGGCTCAGCTGCGCGCCCCGCTACAGGGACTTCCAGCGCATCTACGAGGGGGCACGGCGCGCCCGCCAGAACCCCTGCGAGTTCCCCGTGGACTGA